In one Lolium rigidum isolate FL_2022 chromosome 3, APGP_CSIRO_Lrig_0.1, whole genome shotgun sequence genomic region, the following are encoded:
- the LOC124701906 gene encoding RNA-binding protein L-like, producing MMQQPPPSQPHPGMPPQGATGQPPHWGAIPPPMPQYAQPPPQQPHAMWGQPPPQAAPYAQVPAPQQYYAAPQAPAAPAAADEVRTLWIGDLQYWMDENYVYGCFASTGEVQSVKLIRDKLTGQLQGYGFVEFVSHAAAERVLTTFNGQMMPNVEMQYRLNWASAGEKRDDSPDYTIFVGDLAADVTDYMLQETFRVHYPSVKGAKVVTDKMTMRPKGYGFVKFGDPAEQARAMTEMNGMPCSSRPMRIGPAANKKTTGVQERVPNTNTQGAQSDNDPNNTTIFVGGLDPNVTEDALKLVFAPFGEVIHVKIPVGKRCGFVQFSNRPSAEQALQLLQGTLIGGQNVRLSWGRSPSNKQTQPQQESNQWGAGAGAAAGGYYAGYGQGYSGYAQPQDPNMYGYGAYPGYPNYQQPAGQQPPQQ from the exons ATGATGCAGCAGCCCCCGCCGTCGCAGCCGCACCCCGGCATGCCTCCGCAAGGCGCCACCGGGCAGCCGCCGCACTGGGGCGCGATCCCGCCGCCGATGCCCCAGTACGCGCAGCCCCCGCCGCAGCAGCCGCATGCGATGTGGGGCCAGCCGCCTCCACAGGCGGCGCCCTACGCGCAGGTGCCTGCTCCGCAGCAGTACTACGCTGCGCCGCAGGCTCCGGCCGCCCCCGCGGCGGCGGACGAGGTGAGGACGCTCTGGATCGGGGATCTCCAGTATTGGATGGACGAGAACTACGTCTACGGCTGCTTCGCGAGCACCGGGGAG GTACAGTCTGTGAAGCTTATCCGTGACAAGCTAACTGGACAGCTTCAGGGTTATGGCTTTGTTGAGTTTGTAAGCCATGCAGCCGCTGAGCGAGTGCTTACAACATTCAATGGGCAAATGATGCCAAATGTTGAGATGCAATACAGGCTGAATTGGGCCAGTGCTGGTGAAAAGCGTGATGATAGCCCTGATTATACAATTTTTGTTGGGGATCTTGCTGCAGATGTTACAGACTACATGCTACAAGAGACATTCAGGGTCCATTACCCTTCAGTGAAGGGCGCAAAAGTTGTAACAGATAAAATGACAATGCGTCCAAAGGGTTATGGTTTTGTCAAGTTTGGCGATCCTGCAGAGCAAGCTCGTGCAATGACTGAAATGAATGGGATGCCTTGTTCTTCCAGACCTATGCGCATTGGTCCAGCAGCAAATAAAAAAACAACTGGCGTTCAGGAGAGAG TACCAAATACAAATACTCAAGGAGCTCAGTCTGACAATGATCCTAACAATACCACC ATATTCGTCGGTGGCCTTGATCCCAACGTCACTGAAGATGCCTTGAAACTAGTTTTTGCTCCTTTTGGGGAAGTCATCCATGTCAAGATTCCTGTTGGAAAGAGATGTGGTTTTGTTCAGTTCAGTAACAG GCCTTCTGCTGAGCAAGCACTGCAATTGCTGCAAGGTACCTTGATTGGTGGGCAGAATGTGAGGCTTTCATGGGGACGAAGCCCTTCGAACAAGCAGACTCAG CCTCAGCAGGAATCCAACCAGTGGGGTGCAGGTGCTGGTGCTGCTGCCGGTGGTTACTATGCTGGCTATGGACAAGGTTATAGTGGATATGCACAACCTCAAGACCCTAACATGTACGGTTATGGGGCTTACCCTGGCTATCCGAACTACCAACAACCAGCAGGGCAGCAGCCACCTCAACAG TGA